One region of Variovorax sp. J2L1-78 genomic DNA includes:
- a CDS encoding MFS transporter, translated as MSTERASTAGSFAPLRRPVFAVLWAATVLGNVGSFMRDVASSWMVTELSASPTAVALIQTAATLPIFLLAIPAGVLSDILDRRRFLIFIQIMLACVSGTLLVLSHTNTLTVEYLVALTFVGGIGAALMGPTWQSIVPELVPRSDLKNAVALNSLGINIARAIGPAAGGLLLASFGASFAYGADVLSYVFVIAALLWWKRPATVDTGLSEQFFGAFRAGLRYARASRELHVVLLRAAVFFLFASSVWALLPLVARQMLQGTAGFYGVMLGAVGAGAILGAVLLPRMRAKLDADGLVLAASLISAVVMCALAFAPPQWVAVLLMLLLGVGWIIALTTLNGVAQAVLPNWVRGRGLAIYLTVFNGAMAGGSLGWGLIAQELGVPTTLLIGAAGLAVVAFVFHRVRLPTGEADLQASNHWPEPLLSAPVAHDRGPVMVQIEYRIRPEDQPAFLQALEKLSLERRRDGAYAWGITEHTNDRECLMEWFLVESWAEHLRQHQRVSNADADLQNEAIRFHIGPGKPVVHHFLALDMKHARAAAHGAQAAEEPS; from the coding sequence ATGAGCACTGAGCGCGCCTCGACGGCGGGCAGCTTCGCCCCGCTGCGCCGACCGGTCTTCGCCGTGCTGTGGGCCGCCACGGTGCTGGGCAACGTCGGCAGCTTCATGCGCGACGTGGCCAGCTCCTGGATGGTGACCGAGCTGTCGGCCAGCCCGACCGCGGTGGCGCTGATCCAGACCGCCGCCACGCTGCCGATCTTTCTGCTGGCCATTCCGGCCGGCGTGCTGTCGGACATCCTCGACCGCCGGCGCTTCCTGATCTTCATCCAGATCATGCTGGCCTGCGTGAGCGGCACGCTGCTGGTGCTGTCGCACACGAACACGCTGACGGTCGAGTACTTGGTCGCCCTGACCTTCGTCGGTGGCATCGGCGCCGCGCTGATGGGGCCGACGTGGCAGTCGATCGTGCCGGAGCTGGTGCCGCGGTCCGACCTCAAGAACGCGGTCGCGTTGAACTCGCTGGGCATCAACATCGCCCGCGCCATCGGCCCGGCCGCGGGTGGCCTGCTGCTGGCGAGCTTCGGGGCGTCGTTCGCCTACGGTGCCGACGTGCTGAGCTATGTGTTCGTCATCGCCGCGCTGCTGTGGTGGAAGCGCCCGGCCACGGTCGACACCGGCCTGTCGGAGCAGTTCTTCGGCGCCTTCCGTGCCGGCCTGCGCTATGCGAGGGCGAGCCGCGAGCTGCACGTGGTGCTGCTGCGCGCCGCGGTGTTCTTCCTGTTCGCCAGTTCGGTGTGGGCGCTGCTGCCGCTGGTGGCGCGCCAGATGCTCCAGGGCACCGCCGGCTTCTACGGCGTGATGCTCGGTGCCGTCGGCGCGGGCGCCATCCTCGGTGCGGTGCTGCTGCCGCGGATGCGCGCGAAGCTCGATGCCGACGGCCTGGTGCTGGCGGCCTCGCTCATCTCGGCGGTCGTGATGTGCGCGCTGGCCTTCGCGCCGCCGCAATGGGTTGCGGTGCTGCTCATGCTGTTGCTGGGCGTGGGCTGGATCATCGCGCTCACCACGCTCAACGGCGTGGCGCAGGCGGTGCTGCCGAACTGGGTGCGCGGCCGCGGGCTGGCGATCTACCTGACCGTCTTCAACGGCGCGATGGCGGGCGGCAGCCTGGGCTGGGGCCTGATCGCGCAGGAGCTGGGCGTGCCGACGACGCTGCTCATCGGCGCTGCAGGGCTGGCGGTGGTGGCCTTCGTCTTCCACCGCGTCCGGCTGCCGACCGGCGAGGCCGACCTGCAGGCGTCGAACCACTGGCCCGAGCCGCTGCTCAGCGCGCCGGTGGCGCACGACCGCGGGCCGGTCATGGTGCAGATCGAATACCGCATCCGCCCCGAGGACCAGCCGGCCTTCCTGCAGGCGCTCGAGAAGCTGTCGCTGGAACGCCGCCGCGATGGCGCCTATGCCTGGGGCATCACCGAGCACACCAACGACCGCGAGTGCCTCATGGAGTGGTTCCTGGTCGAATCGTGGGCCGAGCACCTGCGCCAGCACCAGCGCGTGTCGAACGCCGATGCCGACCTGCAGAACGAGGCCATCCGCTTCCACATCGGGCCGGGCAAGCCGGTGGTGCACCACTTCCTCGCGCTGGACATGAAGCACGCGCGCGCCGCGGCCCATGGCGCGCAGGCGGCAGAGGAGCCGTCGTGA
- a CDS encoding SLAC1 anion channel family protein, whose translation MNEASVLAPSNERQAVPEQPLLARLSVAMFGMVMGIGGLANAWAMAHRAFGAPQLIGEVLLGLAVAIFIVLAGTHVLKLALHSAAVREEFAHPVRSSFFPTISVAAVVLSIGLRPYAHGWAEGLWWFGAVLHFVLAVTLIRRWILHAQDEGVLTPAWFIPVVGNILIPIGGVPLGYVEISWFFFSVGLILWLAFFTIVLHRVLFVPAMSQRSMPTLFILLAPPSIGLSSYLAFTGGHAGAMGDIFYCLALFIAILLATLIHHAAHGAFFMSWWAMTFPADGWAGATLAYYQARPSRYTAGIALCALTVATGVVVWIGVRTALHMASGAAFHED comes from the coding sequence GTGAACGAAGCTTCCGTCCTGGCGCCGTCGAACGAACGCCAGGCCGTGCCCGAGCAACCCTTGCTGGCGCGCCTGTCGGTCGCGATGTTCGGCATGGTGATGGGCATCGGCGGGCTGGCCAACGCCTGGGCGATGGCGCATCGCGCCTTCGGTGCGCCGCAGCTGATCGGTGAAGTGCTGCTCGGCTTGGCCGTGGCGATCTTCATCGTGCTGGCCGGCACGCACGTGCTGAAGCTGGCGCTGCATTCGGCGGCCGTGCGGGAGGAGTTCGCGCACCCGGTGCGCTCGAGCTTCTTCCCCACCATCTCGGTGGCGGCCGTGGTGCTGTCGATCGGCCTGCGCCCGTATGCGCACGGCTGGGCCGAAGGACTGTGGTGGTTCGGTGCGGTGTTGCACTTCGTGCTGGCCGTCACGCTCATCCGGCGCTGGATCCTGCATGCGCAGGACGAGGGCGTGCTGACCCCGGCCTGGTTCATCCCGGTGGTGGGCAACATCCTGATCCCCATCGGCGGCGTGCCGCTGGGCTATGTCGAGATCAGCTGGTTCTTCTTCTCGGTCGGCCTCATCCTGTGGCTCGCCTTCTTCACCATCGTGCTGCACCGCGTGCTGTTCGTGCCGGCCATGAGCCAGCGCAGCATGCCCACGCTCTTCATCCTGCTGGCGCCGCCGTCCATCGGCCTGTCGTCGTACCTGGCGTTCACCGGCGGGCACGCGGGGGCGATGGGCGACATCTTCTATTGCCTGGCGCTCTTCATCGCCATCCTGCTGGCCACGCTGATCCACCACGCGGCGCACGGCGCCTTCTTCATGAGCTGGTGGGCCATGACCTTCCCGGCCGACGGCTGGGCCGGCGCCACCCTGGCCTACTACCAGGCGCGGCCGAGCCGCTACACGGCCGGCATCGCGCTGTGCGCGCTGACGGTCGCCACGGGCGTGGTCGTGTGGATCGGCGTGCGCACGGCGCTGCACATGGCGAGCGGGGCGGCGTTCCACGAGGATTGA
- a CDS encoding LysR family transcriptional regulator has product MIRAFVVLVDEQSVSRAAEKLGQSQPQLSATLRRMRSLFHDPILVRGSRGMIATEHALMLLETARRMLADAQTLIAPIPFDFSPKDLKRQFHIALPDYLSAPVLARIFAAVRTEAPDCKLVVRSLPGNGESVSLLESGEVDVLIDSELVTAAHVRHRTLFEDEVMLVANAHHPDLKDPLTIQDYLGLPHIAASPGSGLSPGMIDRMLQEHGYARNVVAWLPYLNTIQPILATTDLVFTTSAHLARYLASQGDLQLRAPPLSLPPVRYALMWHDRVHRSTEHQWLRELIRTAVRRETDRSEHA; this is encoded by the coding sequence TTGATCCGTGCCTTCGTGGTTCTGGTCGACGAGCAGAGCGTTTCCCGCGCGGCGGAGAAGCTCGGGCAATCGCAGCCGCAGTTGAGCGCCACGCTGCGTCGGATGCGCAGCCTCTTCCACGACCCGATCCTCGTGCGGGGGAGCCGCGGCATGATTGCGACCGAACACGCGTTGATGCTGCTCGAAACTGCGCGGCGCATGCTCGCTGACGCGCAGACGCTCATCGCGCCGATTCCGTTCGACTTCTCCCCCAAGGATCTCAAGCGACAGTTCCACATCGCACTGCCCGACTACCTCAGTGCGCCGGTGCTCGCTCGCATTTTTGCGGCGGTCCGTACCGAGGCGCCCGACTGCAAGCTCGTCGTGCGCTCATTACCGGGGAACGGGGAAAGCGTCTCGCTGCTGGAGTCTGGCGAGGTGGACGTTCTGATCGACTCGGAATTGGTCACCGCCGCACATGTGCGCCACAGGACGCTGTTCGAAGACGAGGTGATGCTGGTGGCAAACGCTCACCATCCGGACTTGAAAGACCCGCTCACAATCCAGGACTACCTGGGGTTGCCCCATATTGCGGCATCCCCGGGCTCGGGCCTGAGCCCTGGGATGATCGATCGAATGCTGCAGGAGCACGGATATGCGCGCAATGTGGTGGCATGGCTGCCGTACCTGAATACGATCCAGCCGATCCTTGCCACCACCGACCTGGTTTTCACCACGAGCGCCCATCTGGCGCGCTATCTCGCCTCACAAGGCGATCTACAGCTCAGGGCTCCTCCACTCTCGCTGCCACCGGTGCGCTATGCGCTGATGTGGCATGACCGAGTTCACCGCTCAACCGAGCATCAGTGGTTGCGTGAACTCATTCGGACAGCGGTCCGTCGAGAGACCGATCGAAGTGAGCATGCCTAG